One genomic segment of Salinigranum rubrum includes these proteins:
- the trpG gene encoding anthranilate synthase component II → MSSAHPAETRLDRLREAGAHVEPGAGGETLVVVDNFDSFTYNLVEYFSEQEPRPELVVFKNTASLSDIELADPDALVISPGPGHPKNDRDVGVTNEVLRELSPTVPTLGVCLGLEAAVHAYGGTVGHAPEPIHGKAFPVDHDGEGVFAGLEQGFRAGRYHSLIASEVPDCFVVSATTDHDGEELVMGIRHREYPIECVQFHPESVLTAVGHDVVRNFLASVGVEK, encoded by the coding sequence ATGAGTTCCGCCCACCCGGCCGAGACGCGCCTCGACCGCCTGCGCGAGGCGGGCGCACACGTCGAACCCGGCGCAGGGGGGGAGACGCTCGTCGTCGTCGACAACTTCGACTCGTTCACGTACAACCTCGTGGAGTACTTCTCCGAGCAGGAGCCGAGACCCGAACTCGTCGTCTTCAAGAACACGGCGTCGCTTTCCGACATCGAACTGGCCGACCCCGACGCGCTCGTCATCAGCCCCGGTCCGGGCCACCCGAAGAACGACCGCGACGTCGGCGTGACGAACGAGGTCCTCCGCGAACTCTCGCCGACGGTGCCGACCCTGGGCGTCTGTCTCGGTCTCGAAGCCGCCGTTCACGCCTACGGAGGGACCGTCGGACACGCCCCCGAACCCATCCACGGCAAGGCGTTCCCCGTCGACCACGACGGGGAAGGGGTGTTCGCGGGGCTGGAGCAGGGCTTCCGCGCCGGTCGCTACCACTCGCTCATCGCGAGCGAGGTTCCCGACTGCTTCGTCGTGTCGGCGACGACCGACCACGACGGGGAAGAACTCGTCATGGGTATCAGACACCGCGAGTACCCCATCGAATGCGTGCAGTTCCACCCCGAGTCCGTCCTCACAGCAGTCGGACACGACGTCGTCCGGAACTTCCTCGCCAGCGTCGGCGTCGAGAAGTGA